One region of Pagrus major chromosome 7, Pma_NU_1.0 genomic DNA includes:
- the LOC140999729 gene encoding uncharacterized protein has protein sequence MLFSATPRCLMEVPKEGCHTGAAPAIQPSAPLQPAASLHAHRRTTSVTPQCPHLGPHSTKPSVTESSGQDMDPADPNSIHQALNTQGTLVGRHKQMLQGLMKSLQTLTSSISQIGHQVNLLISQPPASSLTTPAARWTERLAGGFPPLELLMYTHLQQLGNQHLLISPALHATCCQMISSVRCVTTCDPAPPVTPFPATLLSAPLQQTPLPCAHRSTYTPHSPPAPATSPPPTSRTGTHACPAHYPHLQ, from the exons ATGCTCTTCTCAGCTACTCCCAGGTGTCTCATGGAGGTTCCAAAGGAGGGTTGTCACACCGGAGCAG CTCCAGCCATTCAGCCCTCcgcacctctgcagccagcagcctcACTCCATGCTCACCGGCGTACCACTAGCGTCACC CCTCAGTGTCCGCATTTGGGTCCACACTCTACCAAACCGAGTGTAACAGAATCATCTGGCCAAGATATGGACCCAGCGGATCCAAATTCCATCCATCAGGCCCTGAACACTCAAGGTACCCTCGtgggaagacacaaacaaatgctTCAGGGACTAATGAAATCACTTCAGACTCTAACTAGCAGCATTTCCCAGATTGGCCATCAAGTCAACCTGCTCATCTCCCaacctcctgcctcctccttgACTACACCTGCTGCT AGGTGGACGGAGAGGCTGGCCGGAGGTTTCCCCCCATTGGAGCTGCTGAtgtacacacacctgcagcagcttgGCAATCAGCACCTGCTGATAAGCCCCGCTCTCcacgctacctgctgccagatgatttcgtcaGTCAGATGTG TTACCACCTGCGATCCCGCTCCACCTGTGACTCCATTCCCAGCAACCCTGCTCTCAGCGCCTCTGCAGCAAACACCTCTGCCCTGCGCTCACCGGAGTACCTACACGCCACACAGCCCACCAGCACCAgctacctctcctcctcccacctctcGGACTGGGACTCACGCCTGTCCAGCTCACTACCCTCACCTGCAATAA